From the Micromonospora sediminicola genome, one window contains:
- a CDS encoding C40 family peptidase gives MAPQPGHQAVVRVAVATLWTAPEAVRAIDRPALADPPDVAAWIAAMDTEQQVGDCVLTQLLLGEQVLVTEVRPDGWARVVALGQPAAKLDVRGYPGWLRTAHLAGPADAAPSAGTLVVDVVRTALRAAPDGPPALPGVVLGTHLASAGRPVDGWRPVRAPGGVDPLWAPEGDLVPLPGERPEAKEVLAVAERLRDLVYVWGGLSTDGIDCSGLVHLAWRRYGTTLPRDADDQAEATTPLALDDERPGDLYFFARPGRRIHHVGIVSAEPHDGRRRMLHACYRTRRVIEEELPEARVATLVGAHRV, from the coding sequence ATGGCGCCTCAGCCGGGCCACCAGGCCGTCGTACGGGTCGCGGTGGCGACCCTGTGGACCGCACCCGAGGCGGTCCGCGCGATCGACCGCCCCGCCCTGGCCGACCCACCCGACGTCGCCGCCTGGATCGCCGCGATGGACACCGAGCAGCAGGTCGGCGACTGCGTCCTGACCCAGCTGCTGCTCGGCGAGCAGGTGCTGGTCACCGAGGTCCGGCCGGACGGCTGGGCCCGGGTGGTCGCGCTCGGGCAGCCGGCCGCCAAGCTCGACGTCCGCGGCTACCCGGGCTGGCTGCGCACCGCCCACCTCGCCGGGCCGGCCGACGCCGCGCCGTCCGCCGGCACGCTGGTGGTCGACGTCGTCCGCACCGCGCTGCGCGCCGCCCCGGACGGCCCGCCGGCGCTTCCCGGCGTGGTCCTCGGCACCCACCTCGCCTCGGCCGGGCGACCGGTGGACGGCTGGCGGCCGGTCCGCGCGCCCGGCGGGGTCGACCCGCTCTGGGCGCCGGAGGGCGACCTGGTGCCGCTGCCCGGCGAACGGCCGGAGGCCAAGGAGGTGCTCGCGGTCGCCGAACGGCTGCGGGACCTCGTCTACGTCTGGGGTGGCCTGTCCACCGACGGCATCGACTGCTCCGGCCTGGTGCACCTGGCCTGGCGGCGGTACGGGACCACCCTCCCCCGGGACGCCGACGACCAGGCCGAGGCCACCACGCCGCTGGCGTTGGACGACGAGCGTCCGGGCGATCTCTACTTCTTCGCCCGCCCCGGCCGGCGCATCCACCACGTCGGCATCGTCTCGGCCGAGCCGCACGACGGCCGGCGCCGGATGCTGCACGCCTGCTACCGCACCCGCCGGGTGATCGAGGAGGAGCTGCC
- a CDS encoding mandelate racemase/muconate lactonizing enzyme family protein — protein sequence MTIAAVRTHRLSAPLHTPFVTALRRTTTVETLVVEVIDSDGRSGFGEAPQVWQVTGASVAGAEACVRELLAPLLTGRDADDLQARCAQVRGAVVGNESAKAAVDVALHDLAARRLGVPLVRLLGGTALRVPTDVTLAAGDAVDLATAAGRRRAEGFTVLKLKVGTDARGDLDRVRSVRAAVGPDVRIRLDANQGWTPREAVRVIRGIEDAGLDVELVEQPVYRRDLDGLAWVSDRVDLPILADESVFDVRDLVEVIRRRAADMVNVKLAKCGGLQPARTLLDLAAAHGMGTIVGSMMEGPVGVGAAASLVAAYGTTAVSDLDAAWWLAWSPVGGGLRYEGSTVLLPDAPGLGITDVSEAKVQSRG from the coding sequence ATGACGATCGCCGCGGTACGCACCCACCGGCTCTCGGCCCCCTTACACACCCCGTTCGTCACCGCGCTGCGCCGCACCACCACCGTGGAAACCCTGGTCGTCGAGGTGATCGACAGCGACGGTCGCTCGGGTTTCGGCGAGGCCCCGCAGGTGTGGCAGGTCACCGGCGCGTCGGTCGCCGGGGCCGAGGCGTGCGTCCGCGAACTGCTCGCGCCGCTGCTGACCGGCCGCGACGCGGACGACCTCCAGGCCCGGTGCGCGCAGGTGCGCGGGGCCGTGGTGGGCAACGAGTCGGCGAAGGCGGCCGTCGACGTGGCGCTGCACGACCTGGCCGCGCGGCGACTCGGCGTACCCCTGGTGCGGTTGCTCGGCGGCACCGCGCTGCGCGTCCCGACGGACGTCACGCTGGCCGCCGGCGACGCGGTCGACCTGGCCACGGCGGCCGGCCGGCGGCGGGCCGAGGGGTTCACCGTGCTCAAGCTGAAGGTCGGCACCGACGCCCGCGGCGACCTGGACCGGGTCCGTTCGGTGCGTGCCGCCGTCGGCCCGGACGTCCGGATCCGGCTGGACGCCAACCAGGGGTGGACGCCCCGCGAGGCGGTCCGGGTGATCCGCGGCATCGAGGACGCCGGGCTCGACGTCGAGCTGGTCGAGCAGCCGGTGTACCGCCGCGACCTGGACGGGCTGGCCTGGGTCAGCGACCGGGTGGACCTGCCGATCCTCGCCGACGAGTCGGTCTTCGACGTGCGCGACCTGGTCGAGGTGATCCGCCGCCGGGCGGCCGACATGGTCAACGTCAAGCTGGCCAAGTGCGGTGGGCTCCAGCCGGCCCGCACGCTGCTCGACCTGGCCGCCGCGCACGGCATGGGCACGATCGTCGGCTCGATGATGGAGGGTCCGGTCGGCGTGGGCGCGGCCGCCAGCCTGGTCGCCGCGTACGGCACCACGGCTGTGTCGGACCTCGACGCCGCCTGGTGGCTCGCCTGGTCGCCGGTCGGCGGCGGGCTCCGGTACGAGGGCTCGACAGTGCTGCTGCCGGACGCGCCGGGGCTCGGGATCACCGACGTGAGTGAAGCTAAGGTTCAAAGCCGTGGTTGA
- a CDS encoding tyrosine-protein phosphatase, producing MTGRDWELVGAPNARDLGGLPTTDGRRVRAGRLLRTAALGRLTDDDLPVLGKLGVACVVDLRDADEQAVAPPDRLVGEPRRVHLPVYDAAHPVFTYVSAVLQGHDLNAYAALATEGMPGAMTAIYRWFVTGESARAGFGAAVRLAADGGNLPLLFHCSAGKDRTGWLSVVLLTALGVPEPAIRADYLRHNELIESLREVLLTAMTRRRPDLDPAVARPLLEVRPEYLDAAYDEVRRVHGTFEAYLRDGLGVTDEVRAGLRAGLLE from the coding sequence ATGACCGGGCGGGACTGGGAGCTGGTGGGCGCGCCGAACGCCCGCGACCTGGGCGGGTTGCCGACGACGGACGGGCGGCGGGTCCGCGCCGGGCGGCTCCTGCGTACCGCGGCGCTGGGCCGGCTCACCGACGACGACCTGCCGGTGCTGGGCAAGCTCGGGGTGGCCTGCGTGGTGGACCTGCGCGACGCCGACGAGCAGGCGGTGGCCCCGCCGGACCGACTGGTGGGTGAGCCCCGGCGGGTGCACCTGCCGGTCTACGACGCGGCGCACCCGGTGTTCACGTACGTCTCGGCCGTGCTCCAGGGCCACGACCTGAACGCGTACGCGGCGCTGGCCACCGAGGGCATGCCGGGGGCGATGACGGCGATCTACCGTTGGTTCGTCACCGGGGAGTCGGCCCGGGCCGGGTTTGGCGCCGCGGTGCGGCTGGCCGCGGACGGTGGGAACCTGCCGCTATTGTTCCACTGCTCGGCCGGAAAGGACCGGACGGGCTGGCTGTCGGTGGTGCTGCTGACCGCGCTGGGGGTGCCGGAGCCGGCCATCCGGGCCGACTACCTGCGGCACAACGAGCTGATCGAGAGCCTGCGCGAGGTGCTGCTGACGGCCATGACGCGCCGTCGGCCGGACCTGGACCCGGCGGTGGCCCGGCCGCTGCTGGAGGTGCGCCCGGAGTATCTCGACGCCGCCTACGACGAGGTGCGCCGGGTGCACGGCACGTTCGAGGCGTACCTGCGTGACGGGCTGGGCGTGACCGACGAGGTCCGGGCGGGGTTGCGGGCGGGCCTGCTGGAGTAG
- a CDS encoding serine hydrolase — MIWEDLDAHLDKVPGTVSAYVGRPGARPTWTRRADTTHYAASTMKVAVLVALHRAAEAGRLDLDAPLPVRNSFDSALPGAPRFTNARDYDNDEAVWERVGGAAPLRWLAERMIVRSSNLATNICIGQVGLPAVAQAWALAGARHSVTGRGIEDFAARDAGIDNLVTAADLAALLGELALGTTRPGPLASPAGCAAMLDVLVAQEHREDLAAGLPDGTRIAHKNGWVRGVRHGAGVVFPDDAPPYTVVVCTTTDLADGGADGEQVEDDACRLIAHVSARVWDARHELAG; from the coding sequence ATGATCTGGGAGGACCTCGACGCGCACCTGGACAAGGTGCCCGGCACCGTCTCCGCGTACGTGGGCCGCCCCGGCGCGCGGCCCACCTGGACCCGGCGGGCCGACACCACCCACTACGCGGCGAGCACCATGAAGGTCGCCGTCCTGGTGGCGCTGCACCGCGCCGCCGAAGCCGGCCGGCTCGACCTGGACGCGCCGCTGCCGGTGCGCAACTCCTTCGACTCCGCGCTGCCCGGCGCGCCCCGCTTCACCAACGCCCGCGACTACGACAACGACGAGGCTGTCTGGGAGCGCGTCGGCGGCGCCGCCCCGCTGCGCTGGCTCGCCGAACGCATGATCGTCCGCTCCAGCAACCTGGCCACCAACATCTGCATCGGCCAGGTCGGCCTGCCCGCCGTCGCGCAGGCGTGGGCGCTGGCCGGCGCGCGGCACAGCGTCACCGGCCGCGGCATCGAGGACTTCGCGGCCCGCGACGCCGGCATCGACAACCTGGTCACCGCCGCCGACCTGGCCGCCCTCCTCGGCGAGCTGGCGCTGGGCACGACCCGGCCCGGCCCGCTGGCCTCGCCGGCCGGCTGCGCCGCCATGCTCGACGTGCTCGTCGCCCAGGAACACCGCGAGGACCTGGCCGCCGGCCTGCCCGACGGCACCCGCATCGCACACAAGAACGGTTGGGTACGCGGTGTCCGCCACGGCGCCGGCGTGGTCTTCCCGGACGACGCGCCGCCGTACACCGTGGTGGTGTGCACGACCACCGACCTGGCCGACGGCGGCGCGGACGGCGAGCAGGTCGAGGACGACGCCTGCCGGCTCATCGCGCACGTCTCCGCACGGGTGTGGGACGCCCGGCACGAGCTGGCCGGCTGA
- a CDS encoding class I SAM-dependent methyltransferase has product MTTALYDDIADWYEEYATVGSAAYMDRVRSVLAELLGTGPGRCLDLCCGTGAHVAELHRLGWSPVGVDLSTGQLRHARSRLPVAGADATALPLADGALPAVVCVLAHTDMPDYPAAIAEAARVLAPGGRLVHIGVHPCFVGAFADRSEPERIVIDGGYATRERTTRSWNASGVRARVGAWHLPLADLLTAVAAAGLVLDRVVESGSGPIPDVLALRATRPH; this is encoded by the coding sequence ATGACGACCGCCCTGTACGACGACATCGCGGACTGGTACGAGGAGTACGCCACCGTCGGGTCCGCTGCCTACATGGACCGGGTCCGATCGGTGCTGGCGGAGCTGTTGGGCACCGGCCCCGGGCGGTGCCTGGACCTGTGCTGCGGCACTGGGGCGCACGTGGCCGAGCTGCACCGGCTCGGCTGGTCGCCGGTGGGGGTGGACCTGTCGACCGGGCAACTGCGGCACGCCCGCTCCCGGCTGCCGGTGGCCGGTGCCGACGCCACCGCCCTGCCGCTGGCCGACGGTGCCCTGCCGGCCGTGGTCTGCGTGCTCGCGCACACCGACATGCCGGACTACCCGGCCGCGATCGCGGAAGCGGCCCGGGTGCTGGCCCCGGGCGGCCGGCTGGTGCACATCGGGGTGCATCCGTGCTTCGTGGGCGCCTTCGCGGACCGGTCCGAGCCGGAGCGGATCGTGATCGACGGCGGCTACGCCACCCGGGAGCGCACGACCCGGTCCTGGAACGCGAGCGGGGTACGGGCCCGGGTGGGCGCCTGGCACCTGCCCCTGGCCGACCTGCTCACCGCCGTCGCCGCCGCCGGCCTGGTGCTCGACCGGGTGGTGGAGTCCGGCTCCGGCCCGATCCCCGACGTCCTGGCCCTGCGCGCCACCAGACCCCACTGA
- the typA gene encoding translational GTPase TypA, whose translation MQLRTDLRNVAIIAHVDHGKTTLVDAMLRQAGAYGARGEDTERVMDSMDLEREKGITILAKNTGVRYLPADGDPVTINIIDTPGHADFGGEVERGLTMVDGVVLLVDASEGPLPQTRFVLRKALRARLPIILVINKVDRPDARIKEVVDDTYELFLDLDADEEQIDFPIVYACARDGIASLTQPADGAVPDDSSNLEPLFRTLLDTIPAPAYEEDAPLQAHVTNLDASPFLGRLALCRVRQGTISKGQTVAWCRTDGSTQRVRISELLMTEGLERKPAESAGPGDIIAVAGIPEIMIGETLADAENPIPLPLITVDEPAISMTIGTNTSPLVGRVKGSKVTARMVKDRLDKELIGNVSLRVLPTERPDAWEVQGRGELALAILVEQMRRESYELTVGKPQVVTKEIDGKTCEPVERLTIDAPEEYLGAITQLLATRKGRMEQLVNHGTGWIRMEWLVPARGLIGFRTEFLTDTRGTGILHHVFESYEPWFGELRTRNNGSLVADRAGAVTSFAMINLQERGQLFVEPTTEVYEGMIVGENSRSDDMDVNITKEKKLTNMRASTSDETEKLIPPRKLSLEQALEFCREDECVEVTPTSVRIRKVILDQTQRGRMAARRKHAG comes from the coding sequence ATGCAGCTACGCACCGACCTCCGCAACGTCGCCATCATCGCCCACGTCGACCACGGCAAGACGACCCTGGTCGACGCCATGTTGCGGCAGGCCGGCGCCTACGGCGCCCGTGGTGAGGACACCGAGCGGGTCATGGACTCGATGGACCTCGAGCGGGAGAAGGGCATCACCATCCTCGCCAAGAACACCGGCGTGCGGTACCTGCCGGCGGACGGCGACCCGGTCACCATCAACATCATCGACACCCCCGGTCACGCCGACTTCGGTGGTGAGGTCGAGCGCGGCCTGACCATGGTCGACGGCGTGGTGCTGCTGGTGGACGCCAGCGAGGGCCCGCTGCCGCAGACCCGGTTCGTGCTCCGCAAGGCGCTGCGCGCCCGGCTGCCGATCATCCTGGTGATCAACAAGGTGGACCGCCCCGACGCCCGGATCAAGGAGGTCGTGGACGACACCTACGAGCTCTTCCTCGACCTGGACGCCGACGAGGAGCAGATCGACTTCCCGATCGTCTACGCCTGCGCCCGCGACGGCATCGCCTCGCTCACCCAGCCGGCCGACGGCGCCGTGCCGGACGACAGCAGCAACCTGGAGCCGCTGTTCCGCACCCTGCTGGACACCATCCCGGCGCCGGCGTACGAGGAGGACGCGCCGCTCCAGGCGCACGTCACCAACCTCGACGCGTCGCCGTTCCTGGGCCGGCTCGCGCTGTGCCGGGTCCGCCAGGGCACGATCAGCAAGGGCCAGACCGTTGCCTGGTGCCGCACCGACGGCAGCACCCAGCGGGTCCGCATCTCCGAGCTGCTGATGACCGAGGGCCTGGAGCGCAAGCCGGCCGAGTCGGCCGGACCGGGCGACATCATCGCCGTCGCCGGCATCCCCGAGATCATGATCGGGGAGACGCTGGCCGACGCCGAGAACCCGATCCCGCTGCCGCTGATCACCGTCGACGAGCCGGCCATCTCGATGACCATCGGCACCAACACCTCGCCGCTGGTCGGCCGGGTCAAGGGCTCCAAGGTCACCGCCCGGATGGTCAAGGACCGGCTCGACAAGGAGCTGATCGGCAACGTCTCGCTGCGGGTGCTGCCCACCGAGCGGCCGGACGCCTGGGAGGTGCAGGGCCGTGGTGAGCTGGCGCTGGCCATCCTGGTCGAGCAGATGCGCCGCGAGTCCTACGAGCTGACCGTCGGCAAGCCGCAGGTCGTCACCAAGGAGATCGACGGCAAGACCTGCGAGCCGGTCGAGCGGCTCACCATCGACGCGCCGGAGGAATACCTGGGCGCGATCACCCAGCTCCTCGCCACCCGCAAGGGCCGGATGGAGCAGCTGGTCAACCACGGCACCGGCTGGATCCGGATGGAGTGGCTGGTCCCGGCGCGCGGCCTGATCGGCTTCCGCACCGAGTTCCTCACCGACACCCGGGGCACCGGCATCCTGCACCACGTCTTCGAGTCCTACGAGCCGTGGTTCGGCGAGCTGCGCACCCGCAACAACGGCTCACTGGTGGCCGACCGCGCCGGCGCGGTCACCTCGTTCGCCATGATCAACCTGCAGGAGCGCGGCCAGCTCTTCGTCGAGCCGACCACCGAGGTGTACGAGGGCATGATCGTCGGGGAGAACTCCCGCTCCGACGACATGGACGTCAACATCACCAAGGAGAAGAAGCTCACCAACATGCGGGCCTCGACCTCCGACGAGACCGAGAAGCTGATCCCGCCGCGCAAGCTGTCGTTGGAGCAGGCCCTGGAGTTCTGCCGCGAGGACGAGTGCGTCGAGGTCACCCCGACCTCGGTGCGCATCCGCAAGGTGATCCTGGACCAGACGCAGCGGGGCCGGATGGCCGCCCGCCGCAAGCACGCCGGCTGA
- a CDS encoding DedA family protein, translating into MPDLLNWLQELPPLLIYLAAATIVAGETAVIFGLLVPGEATLLLVGFLAYAGTLRLVPTLLAMVAAAVMGDTLAWRAGRRYGPRLRASGLGARIGAHRWRRADELLERLGGRGVFAARWVAFARTLAPRLAGAAGLPYRRFAPWNLAGVVSWVGASVLAGYLAGESYERVSQLLGRATGAVLVLLVCLLGVVLAGRWLGRNPDPVRALAARAGALPPLRWLRDRYGVLFFLVGMRVGPVWTLLINLVLGLALLFGAGLAVAALLEAVVRHSGLGVLDGLVADWFAARRTPGVVDAALGAVSVLRGWVLITAVALVAVVVTGRRRSWRADPLGVVGTVGAAVPLVLLVVVADLTGPGGPDDVRDLFPTQNAVVTASFGTLAWLLSRGARWPVGVAVWTAASAGVVAVTGARLYLGWSTASGTASAVLLGAAWTTVFVVAWTTRDRAADGDGGSAPGDAAPARPAVGEGPPRPRERRPASRVPRRPVDPC; encoded by the coding sequence ATGCCTGACCTGCTGAACTGGCTGCAGGAGCTGCCGCCCCTGCTGATCTACCTGGCTGCCGCGACGATCGTCGCGGGTGAGACCGCGGTGATCTTCGGGCTGCTGGTGCCGGGCGAGGCGACCCTGCTGCTGGTCGGCTTCCTAGCGTACGCGGGGACGCTACGGCTCGTCCCCACGCTGCTGGCCATGGTGGCCGCCGCCGTGATGGGAGACACACTCGCGTGGCGGGCCGGGCGGCGGTACGGGCCGCGACTGCGCGCCTCCGGGCTCGGCGCCCGGATCGGTGCGCACCGCTGGCGACGCGCCGACGAGTTGCTGGAGCGCCTGGGCGGGCGGGGCGTGTTCGCCGCCCGCTGGGTGGCGTTCGCCCGCACGTTGGCGCCCCGGCTGGCCGGCGCGGCCGGGCTGCCGTACCGGCGGTTCGCGCCGTGGAACCTGGCCGGGGTGGTGAGCTGGGTCGGCGCCTCGGTGCTGGCCGGCTACCTGGCCGGCGAGTCGTACGAGCGGGTGTCGCAGCTGCTGGGCCGGGCCACCGGGGCGGTGCTGGTGCTGCTGGTCTGCCTGCTCGGCGTGGTGCTGGCCGGCCGGTGGCTCGGGCGCAACCCGGACCCGGTCCGGGCATTGGCGGCCCGGGCCGGTGCGTTGCCGCCGCTGCGCTGGCTGCGGGACCGCTACGGGGTGCTGTTCTTCCTGGTCGGCATGCGCGTCGGCCCGGTCTGGACGCTGCTGATCAACCTGGTGCTGGGGCTGGCGCTGCTGTTCGGCGCCGGGTTGGCCGTGGCCGCCCTGCTGGAGGCGGTGGTCCGGCACAGCGGGCTGGGCGTGCTCGACGGGCTGGTCGCGGACTGGTTCGCCGCCCGGCGTACCCCGGGGGTGGTCGACGCCGCGCTGGGCGCGGTGTCGGTGCTGCGCGGCTGGGTCCTCATCACGGCGGTCGCCCTGGTGGCGGTGGTGGTGACCGGCCGGCGGCGGTCCTGGCGCGCGGACCCGCTGGGGGTGGTGGGGACGGTCGGCGCGGCCGTGCCGTTGGTGCTGCTGGTGGTGGTGGCGGACCTGACCGGTCCGGGCGGGCCGGACGACGTCCGGGACCTGTTCCCCACCCAGAACGCGGTGGTCACCGCGAGCTTCGGCACGCTGGCGTGGCTGCTGTCGCGGGGGGCCCGTTGGCCGGTCGGGGTGGCGGTCTGGACCGCCGCGTCGGCGGGCGTGGTCGCGGTCACCGGCGCCCGGCTCTACCTGGGCTGGAGCACGGCCAGCGGCACGGCGTCCGCGGTGCTGCTGGGCGCCGCGTGGACCACCGTGTTCGTGGTCGCCTGGACGACCCGGGACCGCGCGGCGGACGGCGACGGCGGGTCGGCGCCCGGGGACGCCGCCCCGGCCCGGCCGGCCGTGGGGGAGGGCCCGCCGCGGCCCCGGGAGCGGCGGCCGGCGTCGCGGGTACCCCGCAGGCCCGTCGATCCCTGCTAG
- a CDS encoding lytic transglycosylase domain-containing protein yields the protein MRRGVSRWAAAAVAALVAAGLVTGCGGEEQPVREVAAELPTVAPVEAPEEAPADAPSEEPPAVEAMGGRPSPSASAKPRPKPSRTSTKPLAKPKPPTETQVPPAPPKPAPAGCKPSHRGTKATQSQVKAALADAAARTYWPTSAPDIRIPSVLMKATAWQESGWQSTIVACDGGVGLMQVMPATAEWMNQRFGQSYDIDDYRDNAYLGGTYLAWLTKYIGDMYFESDYRLDASLCTAELNSCLLNAVIAAYNYGHGAVAREGQPLAIPNPQYVYNVRELMTSCECLAF from the coding sequence ATGCGGCGAGGAGTCAGCCGGTGGGCTGCGGCTGCGGTGGCGGCGCTGGTGGCGGCCGGTCTGGTGACCGGCTGCGGCGGCGAGGAGCAACCGGTCCGGGAGGTGGCCGCGGAGCTGCCCACGGTGGCCCCGGTCGAGGCGCCGGAGGAGGCGCCCGCCGACGCGCCGAGCGAGGAGCCGCCGGCGGTCGAGGCGATGGGCGGGCGGCCCAGCCCGTCGGCGTCGGCGAAGCCCCGGCCGAAGCCGTCCCGCACGTCCACCAAGCCGCTGGCGAAGCCGAAGCCGCCGACCGAGACCCAGGTGCCGCCGGCCCCGCCGAAGCCGGCGCCCGCCGGCTGCAAGCCCAGCCACCGGGGCACCAAGGCGACGCAGAGCCAGGTGAAGGCGGCGCTGGCCGACGCCGCGGCCCGGACCTACTGGCCCACCTCGGCGCCGGACATCCGCATCCCGTCGGTCCTGATGAAGGCCACCGCCTGGCAGGAGAGCGGCTGGCAGTCCACCATCGTCGCCTGTGACGGCGGCGTCGGGCTGATGCAGGTCATGCCGGCCACGGCGGAGTGGATGAACCAGCGCTTCGGCCAGTCGTACGACATCGACGACTACCGGGACAACGCCTACCTCGGCGGCACCTACCTGGCCTGGCTGACCAAGTACATCGGCGACATGTACTTCGAGTCCGACTACCGGCTGGACGCCTCGCTGTGCACCGCCGAGTTGAACTCGTGCCTGCTCAACGCCGTGATCGCGGCGTACAACTACGGGCACGGCGCGGTCGCCCGGGAGGGGCAGCCACTGGCCATCCCCAACCCGCAGTACGTCTACAACGTGCGCGAGCTGATGACCAGCTGCGAGTGCCTGGCGTTCTGA